In Candidatus Saccharimonadales bacterium, the genomic window TGGCCGACATGCATAGCAGCACCGCTGGGATATGGGAAATACTCTAAGATATACTTTTTGGGCTTATTGGCATCCTCAGAGACGGCATAAACTTTGTCAGCTTCCCACTTTGCCTGCCAACGCGGCTCAATATCTTTTGGATTGTAACGCTGCATGAGATCGGTCCTTACTTACACTGAGAAATAGTATTCCTTAAAATTATAACCTACCCAAACAATTAATCCCCAAGCAGATGAAATCCCATATCATTGAACAACTATTTGAGATCGGGGTGCTCAAATGCATGTTCATCTGCACCTAAACGCCGAAATTCATAGTCATTGTACGGCCGCGCCCGCAGCAGTTGTCGTGTCGATCCCAGGAATAATTCCACTTGTTTATCATCGGCTGGAATACCAATATCGAGCGGAGGGTTATTATTGACAGTCTGTACAATACTTACTGTCAATTCATGGTTATCAGGCTTAAAATCCCATGTATATGTAGGATTTCCAAGATCTGAAAGATTTGGATAATGTTGCTCCGCCTGATACTTTTGAGGTTCACTGCCTGCTATTTCTACCAATCCGAGAAACTTATTGTGCTCAGTCCAACCGGCATAGCCATCTTCATCTGGTATAAATGCACGTACCCGGTTATTTCCTTCGGCTGACTGCGTAACAGGAATTTGACCCTCGCCAGCGAATATCCGCCGAATATTCTCAGCGGCTGTTTCAAGTCGTTCATGCCGATCTTTGGCCAGCGTATATTCACGTTCAAGTCTTCCGAGATCCTCTTTTGCCATGACTATCCTTTCTACGGTGTCTCGCACTTATCTGTTACATAGACAGCATACCAGAACGCCTGTCTTCAAATAAAGCAATGTTATGATTTAACTCCGACTACTGACATGCACCGAGTTCACGACAATACTGGTGGTGGCGTCGTCGATTCGACTTCGGTGACGTGCGGTACCGGTCCGAACTGCTTTGCCTTAACCCGCATCCAGTACGCTGATTGCCGCACCAGTTTTTTGGCATCTGCCGGATCTGCGAGGAGAAGTTTGAGCGATTCTTCGGCGAAGACGCGATTTTGGGAGCCTTCGGCCAGTACAACGGCACCGTGCTGGACATGCTCCCGGATATACAAGCCAGCTTCGTACGGACTGCTAAAAGTTTTGACATGGCATCCATGAGCTCGGGCCGCGGGAGCCAAGTACTTTGCAGCATTGTCGCCAATAGTGACAACGAGGTCGAGCTTGCTAGCGTCGCAGTATTTGCCGACTTCGACATGCGCGGCTTCGCTATAATCTCCAAGCTCATTCATTGTACCGAGCACCGCGATGCGTTGCGGCGCTGGCGTCGCATAGAGTACGTCGAGTCCTGCCGTCACGGCGACCGGACTGGCATTGTAGGTATCGTCAATAATCGTACTGCCGCGGATACCACGGAGAATTTGCATCCGGCCGGCGAACGGTTTGACTTCAGCTAGGCCACGGGCAATCTCATCTCCCGGCAGTCCGGCAAGCTGCGCTGCCGCTGCCGCTGCCAGCACGATTTTGACACCCTGTGCGCCAAGTATGGCGACCTGCGGTTCGAGCGTTACTCCGGATTGAAGCCGTAGTGTTACCTTGCCGCCACGCAGGCCGTCCGGATTGTAATTGCTGGCTTGATAATCACAGGTCTGCTCGGTTCCATAAGTTTGCATGTTTTTGTCAGATACGTATTGCAGCGGTGTGTCGTCGGCATTGATAAGCACCGTTTTGGAGTAATCGCATACGGTCAACTCTTCTGCAGCCACGGCATCCAGCGTCCCAAAATATTCCATATGTTCAGGGGTAATTGCAGTCACAATCGTAATATCAGGCTTCAGGTACGCAAAGTGCTTCATATCACCCGGATGGTCTGTGCCCAGTTCGACCACCGCGACGTCGTAATAATGCGGCCGTTTGATGGCGCGTTCATTGGCCATAAATATCTTTATCCATGCGACCAGATTGAATAGATTCGGCAATTTTTGGCCGAACAGTACCAGCGGTACTGTCACCCGATCGTTGTAATTGCCAGTTTGATATATCACCCGGCGTGACGGCTCCAGTGTATGAGCTATCGCCAGCTTGGTTGACGTCTTACCGATACTGCCAGCAACGGCGATCATCGTAAACTGATGCTTGGCGCGCAGTTGGACAACTTGCTTTTCGAGAATCTTACAAACAATTGCCCGGCCGGTCGTTTTAGGATGCAGAACAGACCACAGCAGTTTGTAAGCAGCGTAGAACAGAGCCAGAGCGTGCGCCCAGACAATTGGCGACGAGACAACCAATGCCAGCCCAAACCACGTCGCTTCTGGCATATCACGCTGCAGTGCATAGACAAGCAGTGCCAGGCCGAGCATCGTTTGCAGCAGACTGCCGAGCATCACAAACATAACCAGCGCACGGTTTCGACTTGTCGGCGTCGGACGCTTGCCTGTCAGTGTCGAAAAGTCCTGTGTTGACCAAAACCGTGCTAAATACAAGTGGATGCTGTATCTTGTAGATTCAAGCAGCCAAACGAGGCTACTCAGATAACCAGGTGCATACAGCGCACTGGCGGACCGGACAAATTGATTAAATTGCTTCATACGTTACCAATCATTATATCGAAAGTGCTTACGAATACTATGCCGCAATCGCACAAAACAAAATTGTACCTTACGAAAAATCATAGCATGTCAGTATTCTTCAGTAATTTATATTATTAAAAACACGTAGCGTATTGATTTTTAGAATGTCAACGTCGCGGTTAGTGGTGATTCAACCAAACAACCCCTAGAAATTCAGTCAGATGGGTATACGAAGCCTTGCATTCCACTCGGAAAAGAAGATAATAAATTTAAATTAAGGAGAAATTATTGTG contains:
- a CDS encoding Mur ligase family protein; protein product: MKQFNQFVRSASALYAPGYLSSLVWLLESTRYSIHLYLARFWSTQDFSTLTGKRPTPTSRNRALVMFVMLGSLLQTMLGLALLVYALQRDMPEATWFGLALVVSSPIVWAHALALFYAAYKLLWSVLHPKTTGRAIVCKILEKQVVQLRAKHQFTMIAVAGSIGKTSTKLAIAHTLEPSRRVIYQTGNYNDRVTVPLVLFGQKLPNLFNLVAWIKIFMANERAIKRPHYYDVAVVELGTDHPGDMKHFAYLKPDITIVTAITPEHMEYFGTLDAVAAEELTVCDYSKTVLINADDTPLQYVSDKNMQTYGTEQTCDYQASNYNPDGLRGGKVTLRLQSGVTLEPQVAILGAQGVKIVLAAAAAAQLAGLPGDEIARGLAEVKPFAGRMQILRGIRGSTIIDDTYNASPVAVTAGLDVLYATPAPQRIAVLGTMNELGDYSEAAHVEVGKYCDASKLDLVVTIGDNAAKYLAPAARAHGCHVKTFSSPYEAGLYIREHVQHGAVVLAEGSQNRVFAEESLKLLLADPADAKKLVRQSAYWMRVKAKQFGPVPHVTEVESTTPPPVLS